From Quadrisphaera sp. DSM 44207, the proteins below share one genomic window:
- the typA gene encoding translational GTPase TypA encodes MPAVATGETARTLAARSDLRNIAIVAHVDHGKTTLVDAMLRQSGAFGKHQTEEGLVDRVMDSGDLEREKGITILAKNTAVRYTGPAAAAAGSPEGVTINIIDTPGHADFGGEVERGLSMVDAIALLVDASEGPLPQTRFVLRKALAARMPVILVVNKVDRPDARIEEVVDETYELFLDLASDIADAEELLDFPIVYASARAGRASLERPADGGMPDSEDLEPLFRTVLETVPAPSYTPGAPLQAHVTNLDASPFLGRIALCRIHEGTIAKGQQVVWCRADGTQQRVKITELLMTEALERKPAEQAGPGDIIAVAGIPEITIGETLADVDDPRPLPLITVDEPAISMTIGTNTAPTAGKVKGAKVTARLVKDRLDRELVGNVSMRVLPTERPDAWEVQGRGELALAILVEQMRRENFELTVGKPQVVTKEVDGKVHEPVERLTIDAPQEHLGAITQLLAVRKGRMEQMTNHGTGWVRMEFLVPSRGLIGFRTEFLTETRGTGIAHATFERYEPWFGELRTRASGSMVADRAGQATSYAMTSLQERGTLFVEPGTEVYEGMVVGENSRADDMDVNITKEKKMTNVRSNADELERLVPARKLSLEQSLEFCREDECCEVTHDAVRIRKVVLDANERARAAARARRA; translated from the coding sequence ATGCCCGCTGTCGCCACCGGCGAGACCGCCCGCACCCTCGCCGCGAGGTCCGACCTCCGCAACATCGCCATCGTCGCCCACGTCGACCACGGCAAGACCACCCTCGTCGACGCGATGCTGCGCCAGTCCGGGGCCTTCGGGAAGCACCAGACCGAGGAGGGCCTGGTCGACCGGGTGATGGACTCCGGCGACCTGGAGCGCGAGAAGGGCATCACGATCCTCGCCAAGAACACCGCCGTCCGGTACACCGGGCCGGCGGCCGCGGCGGCGGGCAGCCCCGAGGGCGTGACGATCAACATCATCGACACCCCCGGCCACGCCGACTTCGGCGGCGAGGTCGAGCGCGGCCTGTCGATGGTCGACGCCATCGCGCTGCTCGTCGACGCCTCCGAGGGCCCGCTGCCCCAGACCCGCTTCGTGCTGCGCAAGGCGCTGGCGGCGCGGATGCCGGTGATCCTCGTCGTGAACAAGGTCGACCGCCCCGACGCGCGCATCGAGGAGGTCGTCGACGAGACCTACGAGCTCTTCCTCGACCTCGCCTCCGACATCGCGGACGCCGAGGAGCTGCTCGACTTCCCCATCGTCTACGCCTCCGCGCGCGCCGGCCGGGCCTCCCTGGAGCGCCCCGCGGACGGCGGGATGCCCGACAGCGAGGACCTCGAGCCGCTGTTCCGCACCGTCCTGGAGACCGTGCCCGCGCCGTCCTACACCCCCGGCGCGCCGCTGCAGGCGCACGTGACGAACCTCGACGCCTCCCCGTTCCTGGGCCGCATCGCGCTGTGCCGCATCCACGAGGGCACGATCGCCAAGGGCCAGCAGGTGGTGTGGTGCCGCGCGGACGGCACCCAGCAGCGCGTGAAGATCACCGAGCTCCTGATGACCGAGGCCCTGGAGCGCAAGCCCGCCGAGCAGGCCGGTCCCGGCGACATCATCGCCGTGGCCGGCATCCCCGAGATCACCATCGGGGAGACCCTCGCCGACGTCGACGACCCGCGCCCGCTGCCGCTGATCACGGTCGACGAGCCGGCGATCTCCATGACGATCGGCACGAACACCGCCCCGACCGCGGGCAAGGTCAAGGGCGCGAAGGTGACCGCGCGCCTGGTCAAGGACCGCCTCGACCGCGAGCTCGTCGGCAACGTCTCGATGCGCGTGCTGCCCACCGAGCGCCCCGACGCCTGGGAGGTGCAGGGGCGCGGTGAGCTGGCGCTGGCGATCCTCGTCGAGCAGATGCGCCGGGAGAACTTCGAGCTGACCGTCGGCAAGCCGCAGGTGGTCACCAAGGAGGTCGACGGCAAGGTCCACGAGCCCGTCGAGCGCCTGACCATCGACGCGCCGCAGGAGCACCTCGGCGCGATCACCCAGCTGCTCGCCGTCCGCAAGGGGCGCATGGAGCAGATGACCAACCACGGCACCGGCTGGGTGCGCATGGAGTTCCTCGTGCCCTCCCGCGGGCTGATCGGGTTCCGCACCGAGTTCCTCACCGAGACCCGCGGCACCGGCATCGCGCACGCCACCTTCGAGCGGTACGAGCCGTGGTTCGGGGAGCTGCGCACCCGCGCGTCCGGCTCGATGGTCGCCGACCGCGCCGGGCAGGCGACGTCCTACGCCATGACCTCCCTGCAGGAGCGCGGCACGCTCTTCGTCGAGCCGGGCACCGAGGTGTACGAGGGCATGGTCGTCGGGGAGAACTCCCGCGCCGACGACATGGACGTCAACATCACCAAGGAGAAGAAGATGACCAACGTCCGCTCCAACGCGGACGAGCTGGAGCGGCTGGTGCCGGCGCGCAAGCTCTCCCTGGAGCAGAGCCTGGAGTTCTGCCGCGAGGACGAGTGCTGCGAGGTCACGCACGACGCCGTCCGCATCCGCAAGGTCGTCCTCGACGCCAACGAGCGGGCCAGGGCCGCCGCGCGCGCCCGCCGGGCCTGA
- a CDS encoding ABC transporter ATP-binding protein, producing the protein MSHPASEPAPTTSAPTTSAPATPAAEPLLQVRGLKKHFPLTQGVVFKKTVGHVRAVDGVDLTLARGETLGLVGESGCGKSTVSKLLVALERPTEGQILYKGQDVARLGGRALKQYRREVQIVFQDPYASLNPRMTAGDIVAEGWAVHADAAPRKDRLRRTQELLDRVGLNPDYVNRYPHQFSGGQRQRIGIARALALQPEVIVCDEPVSALDVSVQAQVVNLLEDLQDEFGLSYLFIAHDLSVVRHISDRVAVMYLGSVVEEGTDEQVYGSPSHPYTQALLSSVPMHEPALRGQKDRILLQGDVPSPADPPSGCRFRTRCWKAQDVCATDAPALVDRGQGHPAACHFAEARQVVPAEG; encoded by the coding sequence GTGTCGCATCCGGCGTCTGAGCCCGCACCCACCACGTCCGCACCCACCACGTCCGCACCCGCGACGCCCGCGGCGGAGCCGCTGCTGCAGGTGCGCGGCCTGAAGAAGCACTTCCCGCTCACGCAGGGCGTCGTGTTCAAGAAGACGGTCGGGCACGTGCGCGCCGTCGACGGCGTCGACCTGACCCTGGCCCGCGGGGAGACGCTCGGCCTGGTGGGGGAGTCCGGCTGCGGGAAGTCGACCGTCTCCAAGCTGCTCGTGGCGCTGGAGAGGCCGACCGAGGGGCAGATCCTCTACAAGGGCCAGGACGTCGCCCGCCTCGGCGGGCGCGCCCTCAAGCAGTACCGGCGCGAGGTCCAGATCGTCTTCCAGGACCCGTACGCGTCCCTGAACCCGCGCATGACGGCCGGTGACATCGTCGCCGAGGGCTGGGCCGTGCACGCCGACGCCGCGCCGCGCAAGGACCGCCTCAGGCGCACCCAGGAGCTGCTCGACCGCGTCGGCCTGAACCCGGACTACGTCAACCGCTACCCGCACCAGTTCTCCGGCGGCCAGCGCCAGCGCATCGGCATCGCCCGCGCCCTGGCGCTGCAGCCGGAGGTCATCGTCTGCGACGAGCCGGTCTCGGCCCTCGACGTCTCGGTGCAGGCGCAGGTGGTCAACCTCCTCGAGGACCTGCAGGACGAGTTCGGCCTGTCGTACCTGTTCATCGCCCACGACCTGTCCGTGGTGCGGCACATCTCCGACCGGGTCGCCGTGATGTACCTGGGCAGCGTGGTGGAGGAGGGCACCGACGAGCAGGTCTACGGCTCGCCGTCCCACCCCTACACCCAGGCGCTGCTGTCGTCGGTGCCCATGCACGAGCCGGCGCTGCGCGGGCAGAAGGACCGCATCCTCCTGCAGGGCGACGTGCCGAGCCCGGCGGACCCGCCGTCCGGCTGCCGCTTCCGCACTCGGTGCTGGAAGGCGCAGGACGTGTGCGCCACCGACGCGCCCGCGCTCGTCGACCGCGGCCAGGGCCACCCGGCGGCGTGCCACTTCGCCGAGGCGCGCCAGGTCGTGCCCGCGGAGGGCTGA
- a CDS encoding ABC transporter substrate-binding protein gives MDPVRAPRPRTALAAALAAGVLLLCACGAQPAGGQEAQDARVTVAAGSEPTSYDANRAGEHVERNLLVLGQVLRGFWRYGARGEVAPDPAFGTVTKTSDDPLVVEYAFAEGAVWSDGEPLDCDDAVLAWAAGSGLLGGAVDPVAGAGYAGTGAPACEDGDTAFTVAHPEPSALWDTAFGPGSILPAHVLEREAGVADVLAAVRGGPGHGLQDAARWWRTGWALDPGALDLRRLPASGPYRLADWQDGQSLTLTANPRWAGAPPRTPVLVLRFVEAAQQATALADGQVQVAAPPASADVVRQLERLGDGAAVQRGPLAASEHLLLDVAGTFADPQLRRALALCVPRSRIIDAVVAPVDPGASVLRARTLLPHQAGHADVAAASGGGSQAEDVAAARAVLEARGALGTVVRVGHDGTDPRRAEAVALVRASCGEAGFDVQDAGGDVGGDAGGDVGGDAGAARLGDGADAVLVTAPSPPDPVLAAQRWASGGGAAAGGYSSPVVDDLAAQLRRALDPSEQLDLLVRIEQELERDLPGLPLWTEPGVVAAAPGVEGVALQPGPAGVTWNAETWSVAAR, from the coding sequence GTGGACCCCGTGCGCGCACCGCGCCCCCGCACGGCCCTCGCGGCGGCCCTGGCGGCGGGCGTGCTGCTGCTGTGCGCGTGCGGCGCGCAGCCGGCCGGCGGCCAGGAGGCGCAGGACGCGCGGGTGACCGTCGCCGCCGGGAGCGAGCCGACGTCCTACGACGCGAACCGGGCCGGGGAGCACGTCGAGCGCAACCTGCTGGTGCTGGGCCAGGTGCTGCGGGGCTTCTGGCGCTACGGGGCGCGCGGCGAGGTCGCGCCCGACCCGGCGTTCGGCACCGTGACGAAGACCTCCGACGACCCGCTCGTGGTGGAGTACGCGTTCGCCGAGGGCGCGGTGTGGTCGGACGGCGAGCCGCTCGACTGCGACGACGCCGTCCTGGCCTGGGCGGCCGGGTCCGGTCTCCTGGGCGGTGCCGTCGACCCGGTCGCGGGCGCCGGGTACGCGGGGACGGGGGCCCCCGCGTGCGAGGACGGCGACACGGCGTTCACGGTCGCGCATCCCGAGCCGTCCGCGCTGTGGGACACCGCCTTCGGGCCGGGCAGCATCCTGCCCGCGCACGTGCTCGAGCGGGAGGCCGGCGTCGCGGACGTCCTCGCCGCCGTGCGCGGCGGGCCCGGGCACGGCCTGCAGGACGCCGCCCGCTGGTGGCGCACCGGGTGGGCGCTGGACCCGGGCGCCCTGGACCTGAGGCGGCTGCCGGCGTCCGGCCCGTACCGGCTGGCGGACTGGCAGGACGGCCAGTCGCTGACCCTGACCGCCAACCCCCGCTGGGCGGGCGCGCCGCCGCGCACGCCCGTGCTCGTGCTGCGCTTCGTCGAGGCGGCGCAGCAGGCCACCGCCCTGGCGGACGGGCAGGTGCAGGTGGCCGCCCCTCCCGCGAGCGCGGACGTCGTGCGGCAGCTCGAGCGCCTCGGCGACGGCGCCGCGGTCCAGCGCGGCCCGCTCGCGGCGTCCGAGCACCTGCTCCTGGACGTCGCCGGGACCTTCGCCGACCCGCAGCTGCGGCGCGCCCTGGCCCTGTGCGTGCCGCGCTCGCGGATCATCGACGCCGTCGTCGCGCCCGTCGACCCGGGGGCGTCGGTGCTGCGGGCCCGCACGCTGCTGCCGCACCAGGCCGGCCACGCCGATGTCGCGGCCGCCTCCGGCGGCGGCTCGCAGGCCGAGGACGTCGCGGCCGCGCGGGCGGTGCTCGAGGCGCGCGGGGCGCTGGGCACCGTCGTCCGCGTCGGCCACGACGGCACCGACCCCCGGCGGGCCGAGGCGGTCGCGCTGGTGCGCGCGTCGTGCGGGGAGGCCGGCTTCGACGTCCAGGACGCCGGCGGGGACGTCGGCGGGGACGCCGGCGGGGACGTCGGCGGGGACGCCGGTGCCGCGCGGCTGGGGGACGGCGCGGACGCCGTCCTCGTCACCGCGCCGTCCCCTCCGGACCCGGTGCTGGCCGCGCAGCGGTGGGCGAGCGGAGGAGGCGCGGCCGCGGGTGGGTACTCCAGCCCCGTGGTGGACGACCTGGCGGCGCAGCTGCGCCGCGCCCTGGACCCGAGCGAGCAGCTGGACCTCCTGGTGCGGATCGAGCAGGAGCTGGAGCGCGACCTGCCGGGCCTGCCGCTGTGGACGGAACCCGGCGTGGTGGCCGCGGCGCCCGGCGTCGAGGGCGTGGCGCTGCAGCCCGGCCCGGCCGGAGTGACCTGGAACGCCGAGACGTGGTCGGTGGCGGCCCGGTGA
- the mshB gene encoding N-acetyl-1-D-myo-inositol-2-amino-2-deoxy-alpha-D-glucopyranoside deacetylase: MEALDAPRRLLLVHAHPDDETIGSGATMARYASSGAHVALVTCTRGERGEVVEPSLVHLEGDGPALAEHRTQELATAMEALGVEDHRFLDDAPLHGEQPADTARVRYEDSGMAWGPGRVAVAAPDTGESAFARADLDEAAARLAGVLRAVRPQVLVTYEPGGGYGHPDHVRAHDVAVRAVELAEDPGAASVAGTEPWSVAKVYENVVPRSQLPETFPLGEGDQLPSMVVDDDEVTAVVEAPEQLEAKVAALRAHRSQVRVRGAEFLVAHDLWQPVWTTEAYRLVRGVPAPAGEREDGREGDLFAGLDTPGASHHPIP; the protein is encoded by the coding sequence ATGGAGGCGCTCGACGCCCCGCGCCGGCTGCTGCTCGTGCACGCCCACCCGGACGACGAGACGATCGGCAGCGGCGCCACCATGGCGCGCTACGCCTCCTCCGGCGCCCACGTCGCGCTCGTGACGTGCACGCGCGGGGAGCGCGGGGAGGTCGTCGAGCCGTCCCTGGTGCACCTGGAGGGCGACGGCCCGGCGCTGGCGGAGCACCGCACGCAGGAGCTGGCCACGGCCATGGAGGCGCTCGGCGTCGAGGACCACCGCTTCCTCGACGACGCCCCGCTGCACGGGGAGCAGCCGGCCGACACCGCGCGCGTGCGCTACGAGGACTCCGGCATGGCCTGGGGCCCCGGGCGCGTGGCCGTGGCGGCGCCCGACACGGGCGAGTCCGCCTTCGCCCGGGCCGACCTCGACGAGGCCGCCGCCCGGCTCGCCGGGGTGCTGCGCGCGGTGCGCCCGCAGGTGCTCGTCACGTACGAGCCCGGCGGCGGCTACGGCCACCCCGACCACGTGCGCGCCCACGACGTCGCCGTGCGCGCCGTCGAGCTGGCCGAGGACCCGGGCGCGGCGTCCGTGGCCGGCACCGAGCCGTGGTCGGTGGCCAAGGTCTACGAGAACGTCGTGCCGCGCTCGCAGCTGCCCGAGACCTTCCCCCTTGGCGAGGGGGACCAGCTGCCCAGCATGGTCGTCGACGACGACGAGGTGACCGCTGTCGTCGAGGCGCCCGAGCAGCTGGAGGCCAAGGTCGCCGCCCTGCGCGCGCACCGCTCGCAGGTGCGCGTGCGCGGCGCGGAGTTCCTCGTCGCCCACGACCTGTGGCAGCCGGTGTGGACGACGGAGGCGTACCGCCTCGTGCGCGGCGTGCCCGCGCCGGCGGGCGAGCGCGAGGACGGCCGCGAGGGCGACCTGTTCGCCGGCCTCGACACCCCGGGCGCGAGCCACCACCCGATCCCCTGA
- a CDS encoding (deoxy)nucleoside triphosphate pyrophosphohydrolase, which translates to MTVLVVGAALVDDLAHPTRVLAARRTEPPRLAGGWELPGGKVEDGEGAEQALHRELAEELGVAVRLGAELPGPLAGAWDLPPSARLRVWLAVVTDGVPAPLEDHDELRWLSRDQWRSVAWLDADLPVVAALEALADRDDDRDGAARP; encoded by the coding sequence GTGACGGTCCTCGTCGTGGGAGCCGCCCTGGTCGACGACCTCGCGCACCCGACGCGGGTGCTGGCCGCGCGCCGCACCGAGCCGCCGCGCCTGGCCGGCGGCTGGGAGCTGCCCGGCGGCAAGGTCGAGGACGGCGAGGGCGCGGAGCAGGCGCTGCACCGCGAGCTCGCCGAGGAGCTGGGCGTCGCCGTCCGCCTCGGCGCGGAGCTGCCCGGGCCGCTCGCCGGCGCGTGGGACCTGCCGCCCTCAGCGCGGCTGCGCGTGTGGCTGGCCGTCGTCACCGACGGCGTCCCGGCCCCGCTGGAGGACCACGACGAGCTGCGCTGGCTCTCGCGCGACCAGTGGCGCTCGGTGGCGTGGCTGGACGCCGACCTGCCGGTCGTGGCCGCCCTCGAGGCGCTGGCCGACCGCGACGATGACCGGGACGGCGCCGCGCGACCGTAG